A window of the Polaribacter batillariae genome harbors these coding sequences:
- a CDS encoding diacylglycerol/lipid kinase family protein has product MSYIDKINRFSWFIIANSTSGNGDFSKQWKEIRQNLNHKNLDYSFAFTQFSKHEVDLVQNAIKKGFRNIISVGGDGTLHNVVNGIMLQRYVKTSELTIGVIPLGTGNDWIKTYHIPNHIEKSIEIIQRKKTILQDIGVLKTTNCKLTYFNNVAGLGYDGYIVNKLKSLKRFGAIAYLLAGIYGLLFYKKSTFKIIFDDKVIETNCLMTIFGICKFSGGGMQFTKNVHTTDGLLDITIAKNLTFFDLIFHLPKLYSGKIVQHKKVATYKTNRITVIPKNAKPFIQADGELVGTGEVSVEIIEKAVKFCVNIL; this is encoded by the coding sequence ATGTCTTATATCGATAAAATCAATAGATTTTCTTGGTTTATAATTGCAAACTCTACTTCTGGTAATGGCGATTTTTCTAAACAGTGGAAAGAAATTCGACAAAACTTAAACCATAAGAATTTAGACTATTCTTTTGCTTTTACACAATTTTCTAAACACGAGGTTGATTTGGTACAAAACGCAATCAAAAAAGGGTTTAGAAACATTATTTCGGTTGGCGGAGATGGAACACTACACAATGTAGTTAACGGAATAATGTTGCAAAGATATGTAAAAACTTCCGAACTAACTATTGGTGTAATTCCTTTAGGAACTGGAAACGATTGGATAAAGACCTATCATATTCCGAATCATATTGAAAAATCGATAGAAATTATCCAAAGAAAAAAAACAATACTACAAGATATTGGGGTTTTAAAAACTACAAATTGTAAACTTACATATTTTAACAACGTAGCTGGTTTGGGGTATGATGGTTACATTGTTAACAAACTTAAATCTTTAAAACGTTTTGGTGCTATTGCTTATTTATTAGCCGGAATTTATGGTTTGTTGTTCTATAAAAAATCGACCTTTAAAATTATTTTTGATGATAAAGTGATTGAAACCAACTGTTTAATGACAATTTTTGGAATTTGTAAATTTTCTGGAGGTGGAATGCAGTTTACAAAAAATGTGCATACTACTGATGGCTTGCTAGATATTACCATTGCTAAAAACCTCACTTTTTTCGATTTAATATTTCATCTTCCAAAATTGTATTCAGGAAAAATTGTGCAGCATAAAAAAGTAGCAACGTATAAAACAAACCGAATTACGGTAATTCCAAAAAACGCAAAACCTTTTATTCAAGCAGATGGAGAATTGGTTGGTACTGGCGAAGTTTCTGTTGAAATTATAGAAAAAGCGGTGAAATTTTGTGTGAACATTTTATAG
- the dut gene encoding dUTP diphosphatase — MNVQIINKSKHATPNYETEGAAGMDLRANISEAITLKPLERAIVKTGLFIALPIGFEAQVRPRSGLAAKKGITVLNAPGTVDADYRGEIGVILVNLSNEDFVINDGERIAQLIIAKHERVHWQEVSVLSETERGSGGFGSTGV; from the coding sequence ATGAACGTACAAATAATTAACAAATCGAAACACGCAACTCCAAATTATGAAACAGAAGGAGCTGCAGGAATGGATTTAAGAGCAAATATTAGCGAAGCCATTACCTTAAAACCTTTGGAAAGAGCCATTGTTAAAACAGGCTTATTTATTGCTTTACCTATTGGTTTTGAAGCGCAAGTAAGACCCAGAAGTGGTTTGGCTGCTAAAAAGGGAATTACTGTTTTAAATGCTCCTGGAACTGTAGATGCAGATTATCGTGGCGAAATTGGTGTAATTTTAGTAAATCTTTCTAATGAAGATTTTGTAATAAATGATGGCGAAAGAATTGCACAATTAATTATCGCAAAACACGAACGTGTACATTGGCAAGAAGTTAGTGTTTTAAGTGAAACAGAACGTGGTTCTGGAGGTTTTGGAAGTACAGGAGTTTAG
- the recA gene encoding recombinase RecA, producing MAAADKEKTAKLKALQLTLDKLDKTYGKGSVMKLGDVVTEDIDAISSGSLGLDLALGVGGYPRGRVIEIYGPESSGKTTLTLHAIAEAQKAGGIAAFIDAEHAFDKFYAENLGVDIDNLIISQPDHGEQALEITENLIRSGAIDIVVIDSVAALTPKSEIEGEMGDSKMGLHARLMSQALRKLTGTISKTKCTVIFINQLREKIGVMFGNPETTTGGNALKFYASVRLDIRRRTQIKDGDKVLGNSTKVKIVKNKVAPPFQVAEFDIMYGQGISKVGEILDIGVELGIVKKSGSWFSYGETKLGQGRDAVKGLIAENPDLAEELEAKIKDAIDNQE from the coding sequence ATGGCAGCAGCAGACAAAGAAAAAACAGCGAAATTAAAAGCGTTACAACTTACTTTAGATAAATTAGATAAAACTTACGGAAAAGGTTCTGTAATGAAGCTTGGAGATGTTGTTACAGAAGATATTGATGCCATTTCATCAGGTTCTTTAGGGTTGGATTTAGCCTTAGGTGTTGGTGGATATCCAAGAGGTAGAGTTATAGAAATTTATGGTCCAGAATCTTCTGGTAAAACAACCTTAACTTTACACGCAATTGCAGAAGCTCAAAAAGCAGGTGGAATTGCTGCGTTTATTGATGCAGAACATGCTTTTGATAAATTTTATGCAGAAAATTTAGGAGTAGATATCGATAATTTAATCATTTCTCAACCAGATCATGGTGAGCAAGCTTTAGAAATTACAGAAAATTTAATTCGTTCTGGTGCCATTGATATTGTTGTAATTGATTCAGTGGCTGCATTAACGCCAAAAAGTGAAATTGAAGGTGAAATGGGAGATTCTAAAATGGGACTTCATGCACGTTTAATGTCGCAAGCATTACGTAAATTAACAGGTACCATTTCTAAAACAAAATGTACGGTTATTTTTATTAACCAATTGCGTGAAAAAATTGGTGTAATGTTTGGGAATCCAGAAACTACAACTGGTGGAAACGCATTAAAATTCTATGCCTCAGTTCGTTTAGATATTCGTAGAAGAACACAAATTAAAGATGGTGACAAAGTTCTTGGAAACAGTACCAAAGTTAAAATTGTAAAAAATAAAGTAGCACCTCCTTTTCAAGTAGCAGAATTTGATATTATGTACGGTCAAGGAATTTCTAAAGTTGGTGAAATTTTAGATATTGGTGTAGAATTAGGTATTGTAAAGAAAAGTGGTTCTTGGTTTAGTTATGGTGAAACCAAACTAGGTCAAGGAAGAGATGCCGTAAAAGGCTTAATTGCAGAAAATCCTGATTTAGCAGAAGAGTTAGAAGCTAAAATAAAAGATGCTATTGATAATCAAGAATAA
- a CDS encoding ribonuclease R family protein, with translation MTRKKKKIYKKKGKVVKDLTKNIFKILNEDSSKFFNYKQIASKLKIEDTDGKNQIIKKLAELTASKKIKEVDRGKFQINEDRKYSIGTLDITSNGNGYFITDDYEHDIFVPNINLGKGLHGDVVRAYVYKRKRSNKLEADVVEIIERAKTEFVGVLQKNKNFGFVICDNSKMYADIFISENKMNGAEHGDKVQAKIQDWPENSKNPFGKITTVLGKPGDHDTEMHSILLEYDLPYEFPPEIEKEAKLLPLEITKEEIGKRRDMRKDLTFTIDPKDAKDFDDALSFKKLENGNFEVGIHIADVSHYLQPNTLLDNEAYERATSVYLVDRVVPMLPEMLSNGVCSLRPNEEKLTFSAVFEINQKAQIVNEWFGRTVTYSDQRFAYEEAQYLIENNSVISNENNTVISSEVEKSHHLKCTIPVDVSITGSSYEVTPAIVEATLQLDKLAKILRKKRMKQGAISFDRVEVKFNLDEDANPIGVFFKTSKDANKLIEEFMLLANRKVAEFIGRHKGRPSNKTFIYRVHDEPDIEKLASLENIISKFGYKINTETKQSTSDSLNKLLNDVYGKAESNMIETLAIRSMSKAVYTTQNIGHYGLAFDYYSHFTSPIRRYPDVMTHRLLQHYLDGGTSPKALPYEEKCKHSSKREELASKAERSSIKYMQVKYMQDHKDEVFDGVITGVTEWGIYVEISANKCEGMVRIRDIKSDYYIFDEKQYAIIGQSTKNSYQLGDNVKVQVKKTDLERKHLDFYLIEE, from the coding sequence ATGACAAGAAAGAAGAAAAAAATATATAAAAAGAAAGGAAAAGTTGTAAAAGATTTAACGAAAAATATATTTAAAATTTTAAATGAAGACAGTAGTAAGTTCTTCAATTATAAACAAATAGCTTCAAAATTAAAAATTGAAGATACCGATGGTAAAAATCAGATTATTAAAAAACTAGCAGAATTAACAGCTTCCAAAAAAATTAAAGAAGTAGATAGAGGAAAGTTTCAAATTAACGAAGATAGAAAATACTCTATTGGAACTTTAGATATTACTTCTAACGGAAATGGATATTTTATTACAGACGATTACGAACACGATATTTTTGTTCCAAACATTAACCTTGGTAAGGGTTTGCATGGCGATGTTGTAAGAGCTTATGTGTACAAACGAAAGCGTAGTAACAAACTAGAAGCCGATGTTGTAGAAATTATAGAACGCGCAAAAACTGAGTTTGTAGGTGTTTTACAGAAAAATAAAAATTTTGGATTTGTAATTTGCGACAACTCTAAAATGTATGCAGATATTTTTATTTCTGAAAATAAAATGAATGGTGCAGAACATGGAGACAAAGTACAAGCTAAAATTCAAGATTGGCCAGAAAACTCTAAAAATCCGTTTGGAAAAATTACCACAGTTCTAGGAAAACCAGGAGACCACGATACAGAAATGCATTCTATTTTATTAGAATACGATTTGCCTTACGAGTTTCCGCCAGAAATAGAAAAAGAGGCAAAATTACTTCCGTTAGAAATTACCAAAGAAGAAATTGGTAAACGTAGAGATATGCGTAAAGATTTAACCTTTACCATAGATCCTAAAGATGCAAAAGATTTTGACGATGCATTGTCTTTTAAAAAATTAGAAAACGGAAACTTCGAAGTAGGTATTCACATTGCAGATGTTTCGCATTATTTACAACCAAACACACTTTTAGATAACGAGGCTTACGAAAGAGCAACCTCTGTTTATTTAGTAGATAGAGTAGTGCCAATGTTGCCAGAAATGTTAAGTAATGGCGTTTGTTCTTTAAGACCCAATGAAGAAAAATTAACATTTTCGGCCGTTTTTGAAATCAACCAAAAAGCACAAATTGTAAACGAATGGTTTGGTAGAACAGTAACCTATTCCGACCAACGTTTTGCATACGAAGAAGCACAATATTTAATTGAAAATAATAGTGTGATTTCGAACGAAAATAATACTGTGATTTCGAGCGAAGTCGAGAAATCTCATCATTTAAAATGTACAATTCCTGTTGATGTTTCTATTACAGGTTCTTCTTACGAAGTTACTCCAGCAATTGTAGAAGCCACTTTACAATTAGATAAATTGGCAAAAATTTTGCGTAAAAAAAGAATGAAACAAGGTGCCATTTCTTTTGATAGAGTAGAAGTAAAGTTTAATTTAGATGAAGATGCAAACCCAATAGGTGTTTTCTTTAAAACCTCTAAAGATGCCAATAAATTAATTGAAGAATTTATGTTACTAGCCAATAGAAAAGTGGCTGAATTTATTGGAAGACATAAAGGAAGACCTTCTAACAAAACCTTTATTTATAGGGTTCATGACGAACCAGATATCGAGAAATTGGCTTCTTTAGAAAATATTATTAGTAAATTTGGCTATAAAATTAATACAGAAACCAAACAATCTACTTCAGATTCTTTAAATAAACTTTTAAATGATGTATATGGTAAAGCAGAATCGAACATGATTGAAACACTTGCCATTCGAAGCATGTCTAAAGCAGTTTACACAACTCAAAATATTGGGCATTATGGCTTGGCTTTCGACTACTATAGTCATTTTACCTCACCAATTAGACGTTATCCAGATGTAATGACACATCGATTATTGCAACATTATTTAGATGGAGGAACCTCGCCAAAAGCGCTACCTTATGAAGAAAAATGTAAACATTCTTCAAAAAGAGAAGAATTAGCTTCTAAAGCAGAACGTTCTTCCATAAAATACATGCAAGTAAAATACATGCAAGATCATAAAGATGAAGTGTTTGATGGTGTAATTACAGGTGTTACAGAATGGGGAATTTACGTAGAAATTTCTGCTAATAAATGCGAAGGTATGGTTCGTATTAGAGATATTAAAAGCGATTATTATATTTTTGATGAAAAACAATATGCCATTATTGGACAATCTACAAAAAACAGCTATCAGTTAGGAGACAATGTAAAAGTGCAAGTAAAGAAAACCGATTTAGAACGCAAACATTTAGATTTTTATTTAATTGAAGAGTAG
- a CDS encoding NAD(P)H-dependent glycerol-3-phosphate dehydrogenase, with product MNEQTKIAVLGGGSWATAIVKMLTENLDTVGWYMRNAQAIEHIKKNNHNPNYLRAAEIDATKLDLSYDINKTVAKYDVLIFAIPSAFLTLELKKLTKPLKNKIIFSAIKGIVPETGLIVGEHFNKEYDIPFENIGVITGPCHAEEVAMERLSYLTIACKDQQKAKFIGKSLKSWYIKTKISDDIIGTEYAAMLKNIYAVAAGIAHGLGYGDNFQSVLMSNAIREMKSYIKKVHKMKRNINNSAYLGDLLVTGYSIFSRNRQFGNMIGKGYTVKSAQMEMSMIAEGYYATKSAFKMKEENGAKTPIINAVYNVLYADKDAKKEFKKLTNKLD from the coding sequence ATGAATGAACAGACAAAAATAGCCGTTTTAGGAGGTGGAAGCTGGGCAACAGCCATTGTAAAAATGCTAACAGAAAATTTAGATACAGTAGGTTGGTACATGAGAAATGCACAAGCGATTGAGCACATTAAAAAAAACAATCACAACCCTAATTATTTACGAGCTGCAGAAATAGATGCAACCAAGTTAGATTTATCTTATGATATAAATAAAACTGTTGCAAAATATGATGTTTTAATATTTGCAATTCCTTCTGCTTTTTTAACTTTAGAATTAAAAAAACTTACAAAACCATTAAAAAATAAAATTATTTTTTCTGCCATAAAGGGTATTGTGCCAGAAACCGGTTTAATTGTGGGAGAACATTTTAATAAAGAATACGATATTCCGTTTGAAAACATTGGTGTAATTACAGGGCCTTGTCATGCAGAAGAGGTTGCCATGGAACGACTTTCGTATTTAACAATTGCTTGTAAAGATCAACAAAAAGCAAAATTTATTGGAAAATCTTTAAAAAGTTGGTACATAAAAACCAAAATTTCTGATGATATTATTGGAACTGAATATGCAGCTATGTTAAAAAATATATACGCTGTGGCTGCTGGCATTGCCCATGGTTTGGGTTATGGTGATAATTTTCAATCAGTATTAATGAGCAATGCAATTCGTGAAATGAAGAGCTATATTAAAAAGGTTCATAAAATGAAACGCAATATTAATAATTCTGCTTATTTGGGTGATTTATTAGTTACTGGATATTCCATTTTTAGTAGAAACAGGCAATTTGGAAACATGATTGGAAAGGGGTACACTGTAAAATCTGCTCAAATGGAAATGAGCATGATTGCTGAAGGGTATTATGCTACAAAAAGTGCTTTTAAAATGAAAGAAGAAAACGGTGCTAAAACACCAATTATAAATGCTGTTTATAATGTTTTGTATGCTGATAAAGATGCAAAAAAAGAATTTAAAAAATTGACGAATAAGTTGGATTAG
- a CDS encoding GNAT family N-acetyltransferase, with the protein MNFITKSFSELTTYQLYEILQLRAEVFVVEQDCVYQDLDGKDFKSLHVFGIKNNKIVAYSRIFKPGDYFDNASIGRVVVAANERKYGFGHDLMKASIKAIKTHFNADKITISAQVYLKKFYESHGFVKIGEEYLEDGIPHIRMDRG; encoded by the coding sequence ATGAACTTTATCACAAAATCATTTTCTGAATTAACAACATATCAATTGTACGAAATTTTACAATTGCGTGCCGAAGTTTTTGTGGTAGAACAAGATTGTGTATATCAAGACTTAGATGGTAAAGATTTTAAGTCTTTACACGTTTTTGGTATTAAAAATAATAAAATAGTTGCCTACTCACGTATTTTTAAACCAGGAGATTATTTCGATAATGCTAGTATTGGTAGAGTAGTAGTGGCTGCTAATGAACGTAAATATGGTTTTGGTCACGATTTAATGAAAGCTTCTATAAAAGCAATAAAAACACATTTTAATGCTGATAAAATTACCATTTCTGCCCAAGTGTATTTAAAAAAGTTCTACGAATCTCATGGATTTGTAAAAATAGGAGAGGAGTATTTAGAAGATGGAATTCCCCATATTAGAATGGATAGAGGTTAA
- a CDS encoding alpha/beta hydrolase, which yields MKTYILIFICLFLIVISCKKKAEIKKEFQPKVEEKKSTKAANVSILEKEFVIEGLNDISHKVWLYLPPNYNETTEPFDVIYMHDAQNLFDEKTSFVGEWAVDETLNNLYKKTGKSFIVVGVENGGEKRIEEYTPWKNEKYGGGKGAIYIDFLANILKPYIDTNYRTKPAAENTAIIGSSLGGLISFYGGLKKPAVFGKIGALSTSFWFSNKVNDFAKENRNRKNTKIYFLVGGKEGDTMVPDTENMAKLLVDLGFPEKNIHTKIVPEGKHTESFWKAEFLETITFLFNL from the coding sequence ATGAAAACCTATATTCTTATATTTATTTGTCTTTTTTTAATTGTTATTTCTTGTAAGAAGAAAGCAGAAATAAAAAAAGAATTTCAACCCAAGGTTGAAGAAAAAAAATCGACTAAAGCTGCCAATGTTTCCATTCTTGAAAAAGAGTTTGTTATTGAAGGCTTAAACGATATTTCTCATAAAGTTTGGTTGTATTTGCCCCCAAATTATAATGAAACTACAGAACCTTTTGATGTAATTTACATGCACGATGCTCAAAATTTGTTTGATGAAAAAACTTCTTTTGTAGGTGAATGGGCTGTTGATGAAACCTTAAATAACCTTTATAAAAAAACAGGTAAAAGCTTTATAGTTGTTGGTGTAGAAAATGGTGGTGAGAAACGAATTGAAGAATATACACCTTGGAAAAACGAAAAATATGGTGGAGGAAAAGGCGCAATTTATATTGATTTTTTAGCAAATATTTTAAAACCATATATTGATACTAATTACAGAACAAAACCTGCTGCAGAAAATACCGCTATTATTGGTAGTTCTTTAGGGGGATTAATTTCCTTTTATGGTGGATTAAAAAAGCCAGCGGTTTTTGGTAAAATTGGTGCACTTTCTACTTCTTTTTGGTTTTCTAATAAAGTAAATGATTTTGCGAAAGAAAATAGAAATCGTAAAAACACAAAAATCTATTTTTTAGTTGGTGGAAAAGAAGGAGATACTATGGTTCCTGATACTGAAAATATGGCAAAATTATTAGTAGATTTAGGATTTCCTGAAAAAAATATTCACACAAAAATAGTTCCTGAAGGAAAACATACAGAATCTTTTTGGAAAGCAGAATTTTTAGAAACCATTACTTTTTTATTCAATTTATAA
- the rpiB gene encoding ribose 5-phosphate isomerase B encodes MTIAIGNDHAGTAYKFEIIKHLEEKGYKVLNFGTDSENSMDYPDAIHPTADAVESGKAALGIILCGSGNGAQMTANKHQGIRAALCWNKELVALTRQHNNANILTIPARFVSLQQAIGFVDVFLSTDFEGGRHATRVNKISCAG; translated from the coding sequence ATGACAATTGCCATTGGTAACGATCACGCAGGAACAGCATACAAGTTCGAAATTATAAAACATTTAGAAGAAAAAGGATATAAAGTATTAAATTTTGGTACAGATTCTGAAAATTCTATGGATTATCCAGATGCCATTCATCCTACAGCAGATGCCGTAGAATCTGGCAAAGCAGCATTAGGTATTATTTTATGTGGTTCTGGAAATGGTGCACAAATGACAGCCAACAAACACCAAGGAATTAGAGCTGCTTTGTGTTGGAATAAAGAATTGGTAGCCTTAACAAGACAGCATAATAATGCCAATATTTTAACGATTCCTGCACGTTTTGTGTCTTTACAACAAGCAATTGGTTTTGTAGATGTTTTTCTTTCTACAGATTTCGAAGGAGGAAGACACGCAACAAGAGTAAATAAAATTTCTTGTGCTGGGTAA
- a CDS encoding VRR-NUC domain-containing protein yields the protein MNEILNGIEIKKTFQLIPVWKGKEILDTYGKKPVLNYNGIPLFAELYALRKYKEKGFEGVWADTFRNKFRSELPEKNEPKIILPEFISEKLNKINANGKLSGTWDLILWKQNEIKFVELKRKGKDKIRKTQIEFLERAIKNGISVESFEIYEWKENE from the coding sequence ATGAATGAAATATTAAACGGAATTGAAATAAAGAAAACATTTCAATTAATTCCAGTTTGGAAAGGAAAAGAAATTTTAGATACTTATGGAAAAAAACCAGTTTTGAATTACAATGGAATTCCACTCTTTGCGGAATTATATGCCTTGAGAAAATATAAGGAAAAAGGATTTGAAGGAGTTTGGGCAGATACTTTTAGAAATAAATTTCGTTCTGAATTGCCCGAAAAAAATGAACCAAAAATAATTTTGCCAGAATTTATAAGTGAAAAATTAAATAAAATAAATGCGAATGGAAAATTAAGTGGAACTTGGGATTTAATTTTATGGAAACAAAACGAAATCAAATTTGTTGAGCTGAAAAGAAAAGGAAAAGATAAAATAAGGAAAACACAAATTGAGTTTTTAGAAAGAGCAATTAAAAATGGAATTTCAGTTGAAAGTTTTGAAATTTATGAATGGAAAGAAAACGAATAA
- a CDS encoding PspC domain-containing protein codes for MILGVCEWLSTKTNFTAKNIRILFVLLVLLAGFGIGAYLILWLVKVLSKE; via the coding sequence ATGATTTTAGGAGTATGTGAATGGTTGAGTACCAAAACAAATTTTACAGCAAAAAATATTAGAATACTATTTGTATTATTGGTTTTGTTGGCTGGTTTTGGTATTGGAGCCTATTTAATTCTTTGGTTGGTAAAAGTACTTTCTAAAGAATAA
- a CDS encoding aldose 1-epimerase has protein sequence MTHIISLISDDKKSIVKIEKGELISFKVDDAEYIHQKGSKGWRKSDDEMFPVIGPISKNNFRVHTKKGDAIQDQHGLLRELDYFLISSDETHAKFIKKYTKNTKISNSKFPKKSTEKELFWPFDFTFEKHYSLKNNTLKIDFIITSEAGMPFMLGYHPAFLLSNTGKDTLIANNKKITLKEIYEVGHNAFPVLNTDKIILENSDRNHLEITTKNFNNFMLWTEVDNMLCIEPITQYTSYTNQKFSEENMRISSGKEVFSVSIKVL, from the coding sequence ATGACACACATAATTTCTTTAATTTCTGATGATAAAAAATCAATAGTAAAAATAGAAAAAGGTGAATTAATATCTTTTAAGGTTGATGATGCTGAATATATACATCAAAAAGGAAGCAAAGGTTGGCGAAAATCGGATGATGAAATGTTTCCGGTAATTGGCCCAATTTCTAAAAATAATTTTAGAGTACACACCAAAAAAGGCGATGCCATTCAAGATCAACATGGTTTGTTACGTGAATTAGATTATTTTTTAATTTCTTCGGATGAAACTCACGCTAAATTCATCAAAAAATATACAAAAAATACTAAAATTTCGAATTCGAAATTTCCTAAAAAATCTACAGAAAAAGAATTATTTTGGCCTTTCGATTTTACGTTTGAAAAACATTATTCTCTTAAAAATAATACGTTAAAAATCGATTTTATAATTACATCTGAAGCTGGAATGCCTTTTATGTTGGGCTATCATCCTGCTTTTTTATTATCGAATACTGGAAAAGATACTTTGATTGCCAACAATAAAAAAATAACTTTAAAAGAAATTTACGAAGTTGGGCACAATGCTTTTCCTGTTTTAAATACGGATAAAATCATACTAGAAAATTCGGATAGAAATCATCTTGAAATCACCACAAAAAACTTTAACAATTTTATGTTGTGGACAGAGGTTGATAATATGTTATGTATAGAACCAATTACACAATATACTTCTTACACCAATCAAAAATTTTCTGAAGAAAATATGCGTATTTCTAGTGGAAAAGAAGTATTTTCTGTAAGTATAAAAGTTTTATAA
- a CDS encoding pseudouridine synthase, with protein sequence MKKHHHFIIHKPWGMISQFVNPAKRKKKLLGDLYDFPEGTMAIGRLDVPSEGLLLLTTDGKVSAEIRSSKFEKEYYVQVDGQITQEAIEQLKTGVEIAFNGKKYVTKPGKASIISDPKFPLRSQKIRDERHGPTSWISITIKEGKFRQVRKMTAAVGYPTLRLIRVRIGEIELGNLEVGAVKEVKNLTSIHSNMGNSIF encoded by the coding sequence ATAAAAAAACATCATCATTTTATCATTCATAAACCTTGGGGAATGATTTCTCAATTCGTAAATCCTGCAAAAAGAAAAAAGAAGTTGTTAGGTGATTTGTACGATTTTCCTGAAGGAACCATGGCAATTGGGCGTTTAGATGTACCTTCTGAAGGTTTGCTGTTATTAACAACAGATGGTAAAGTTTCCGCAGAAATTAGATCCAGTAAATTCGAAAAAGAATATTATGTGCAAGTGGATGGACAAATAACACAAGAAGCTATAGAACAATTAAAAACGGGCGTAGAAATTGCTTTTAATGGTAAAAAATATGTGACAAAACCCGGAAAAGCTTCCATAATTAGTGATCCTAAATTTCCTTTGAGAAGTCAAAAAATTAGAGACGAAAGACATGGCCCAACAAGTTGGATTTCCATCACAATTAAAGAAGGAAAATTTAGACAAGTACGAAAAATGACAGCAGCTGTGGGTTACCCAACTTTACGACTAATTCGTGTTAGAATTGGTGAAATTGAATTAGGAAATTTAGAAGTTGGTGCTGTAAAGGAAGTAAAAAATTTAACCTCTATCCATTCTAATATGGGGAATTCCATCTTCTAA
- a CDS encoding IS30 family transposase has translation MNYKQLTFEQRYSIELMLKAKISKKEIIKSLCINESTFYRELKRNSKPRTYSAKHAQKLADERKKEGHYKTIFSTEMKKIIKEKMIKFQWSPEQIVGWCKLKAIQMVSHERIYQYVWQDKRQGGLLYKELRTGQKKYKKRYGSKSNRGQIPDKVSIEKRPKIVELKERVGDLESDLIIGKDHKGALLTIVDRYSSFLWIENVTGKKADMITKMTINTLAPHKKWVRTITNDNGKEFAGHKKIAEKLNCDVYFAHPYSSWERGLNEYTNKLIRQYFPKNEHLDNVKQKDIFETVNKLNNRPRKKLGYRTPKEVFYQFINQNQKLALGT, from the coding sequence ATGAACTACAAACAATTAACTTTCGAACAAAGGTACTCAATAGAATTAATGCTTAAGGCAAAAATTAGTAAAAAAGAGATTATTAAATCACTTTGTATTAATGAAAGTACTTTTTATAGAGAATTGAAAAGGAACTCAAAACCTAGGACTTATAGTGCTAAACACGCACAAAAATTAGCTGATGAGCGTAAAAAAGAAGGCCATTATAAGACTATTTTTTCAACGGAAATGAAAAAAATAATCAAAGAAAAAATGATTAAATTTCAATGGTCTCCAGAACAGATAGTTGGTTGGTGTAAACTTAAAGCAATACAGATGGTCTCTCACGAGCGAATTTACCAATATGTTTGGCAAGATAAAAGACAAGGAGGATTGCTTTATAAAGAACTACGAACAGGTCAAAAAAAATATAAAAAAAGGTATGGAAGTAAATCCAATAGAGGACAAATACCCGATAAAGTGTCTATAGAAAAACGTCCAAAAATTGTAGAACTCAAAGAAAGAGTAGGTGATTTAGAATCTGATTTAATTATAGGAAAAGACCATAAAGGAGCTTTATTAACCATTGTAGATCGCTATTCTAGTTTTTTATGGATTGAAAATGTGACAGGAAAAAAAGCAGATATGATTACAAAAATGACTATAAACACTTTAGCACCACATAAAAAATGGGTTCGAACAATTACCAATGATAATGGAAAAGAGTTTGCAGGACATAAAAAAATAGCAGAAAAATTAAATTGTGATGTCTATTTTGCTCACCCTTATAGCTCTTGGGAACGTGGACTTAACGAGTATACGAACAAACTTATCAGACAATATTTCCCAAAAAATGAACACTTGGATAATGTCAAACAAAAGGATATTTTTGAAACGGTAAACAAACTCAATAATAGACCAAGAAAAAAGTTAGGATACAGAACCCCTAAAGAGGTTTTTTATCAATTTATTAACCAAAATCAAAAACTTGCACTTGGTACTTGA